In the genome of Arthrobacter crystallopoietes, the window ACTGGCAAAAAACGTCGCTGTGAAAAGCAGGGACAAGCATGACATGTATTTGGACGATGACCTGCTCACCCTGTCCTACGCGGCAAGTTCCCTCGACGTCGACACGACCTGGCCGGTACTTCGACGCCTCGCTGAAGCGTCCGGCACCCACCCTGAGAGTTCAGCAGTTCCTGTCCCGGAGAGTATGTACTTCCCTCGTTACGATCCCCGGGCTGAACACGGGCCGGTGCCTTTCGCCGTCGTGGATGTCGAGACAACAGGTTTCTCCGCACAAAAAAATCGGATCGTGGAGATCGCGATCGTCCGGCTCGACGCGGCAGGGGTCATCGACAGCACCTGGTCAACATTGGTCAATCCGGATCAGCCGACCGGACCAGTCCATATCCATGGAATCCGCCCTGACGATGTTGTTTCCGCTCCTCGGTTTGCCGATGTGCTGGACGAAGTCGCACACCAGTTAGCTGGAGCCGTAGTCGTAGCCCATAACGCTGCTTTCGACATCAGCTTCCTAACCAGCGAATTCGAACGCGCCGGAGTGCAGGCCCCGCCCTGGCCCACGCTGTGCACCATGCAGCTAAGCCAGCAATTCCACCCAGGCCAGCCCGCGACGCTCGCCGACATCTGCAGGAGACACAACATAGAAGCAGGAGAGGCACATACCGCACTGGCCGATGCGACAGCAGCGGCACAGGTGTTAATGGCCTACTTGAAGAGAAGCAACGAAACGGCAGATCCGGACCTATTACCTGCCCTTCCTTTTCCAGTTGCCCCGCCCTGGATTCCTTTAGAAGCTTCGGACCGGACACGCCCCAAAACCAAGCAGCGAAGCGGACAACGCTAAGCCCGCGTATTACATCGCCTGCGCCAGAACCCGAACGTGCAACGACGTCATCAACATCGACTCTGCACATCCGCCGTTCTGCGAGTCGAGTGGATGCCTAACGCCGATAACGGCGCATATGACGGGGGTTGCCGTGGGGTTCGTTTATCTGGGTTTGAACGGCCGGAGAAGAGATTAGGGTGGGCACCGGGGTCAAGATAATCGGCTTATGCCATACCCTGCCGGGTGAGCCGGCCCGAGGAAGAGGGAAAGGTTGGATTCCATGAGTACGACGAGAGCGCAAAAGAAGATTACGGCCACTACGGTCGACGAAGCAGAGCGCAGCGATGCCAGCTGTTCGTCCCAGGCATGATCGGCCAACCGCGCGGCGGTCGAGAGCAACCGGGGCGTCGGCCAATTGGTAAAAGTCAGGCTTCCTTCCACAATAGGCAGCATGCTTAGCAAATGGGTTTCCCTGTGCGGAATCAGCGGAACAACGCGCTGATTTACCCCCAGCAGCTGGCAAAAGCCCTGCCGGCCGGCTGCTCTTACCCGTTGAAGTGGGTCGCGATGCTGCCGCCGCCGGAGAACTGTTCGATCAGATGACCGGCATCTTATCCCGCGTAGGGATGAGTGAGCCGGCGGTTGACGCGTCGCGGACGGAGGCGAAGCGTTCGGAGGACGTCAACGGCTGCAGGTTGCCGAAACATCCGCTACACCCCCGCCGATATCGGGGACTGGAGGGCTTCATGAACGCCGCGGCGATGATGCAGGGTCCACGGTACCGGGATCCGGAGACCGGCTTCGGGTGCCTCGCCCTTCAGCCTTGCGAGCAGCAGGTCCACCGCCAGATGTTCTGTGGGGCCCGGGACGACGGTCGCCAGCGGGAGTTCCGTGTTCTGTCCAAGCTGCGGGTTCTCCACCGCGATGATTTCCAAATGCTCCGGCACGGCGATGCCCTTGAGCATCGCGGCACCCGAGACGCACCGTGCCTCCAGATCGGCCGTTGCAAAGAATGCTGTGGGCGGGTCCGGCAGTGCGAGCAGCTCCAGCGCCTCGTGGCAGGCCCTCCGCCAGGACCCGGCCGAGGCGCGGACTAGTGTCTCGTCCAGCGTCGTGCCGGTCTGTTCCAGACCGGCACGGAAAAGGTCAAGCATGGTTCCGGGCTTCCCCGGGGAAGAGATTGCGTCATGGATCACCGCGATCCGTTTGTGCCGGCCCGCCAGATACGCCGCGGCGTCGGCAATGCCCGGCGCGGGATCCACTGACAGGACATCGAAGCCCTCCGGTTCCATGAACTGCGAAACGACGACCTGGGCCACCCCGCGCTTGGCGAGGTCCAGAATGGTGCGTTTCTCGTCCTCGGTTTTGGTACTGAACCCCAAAATGGCGCCGTCCGCCCCACCGGAAAGCATGAAATTCCGCCATGCCTCCTGACCCAGCAGGATGACCACCCGGTAGCCGTGCGCGGGCAGCATGCGGTTCGCGGTCTGCGCTAGCGCCCGGTCCCACGGCGCATCCATGTTCTCGATGGCCACCGCTACCGTGTCGGTCTTGCCGCGCCGCATCCCGCGCGCCGCAATGCTGGCCACGTAGCCGAGCTCTTTGGCTGCGAGGAGAACTCGTTCCTTGGTAGGTTCGCTGATCCGGGTAGTCGAACCGCCGCTGCGCCCGGCCAGCACATATGACACTGTCGCCGGCGATACACCGGCCATGTTCGCGACGTCGCGGATGGTCGGCTTCGATAGTCTTCCCATGGGTAGTCTGCTTTCTCTTTTTCAGGTAATAGGCCCGGATCGCGTGACGGGCGCGGACTCGATGATGGTCAGCCGCGGGCGTCCCCGCCAGCGGTTCCCCCCGAATACGACATCATGTTCAACGCGTTGATGCCGACCGCGTGATCCCGAAATGACTGGACGCAATGATTCTGATGCTGGTGGACGGAATAGCGGTATCATCTTTTCCGCTATGGGTTGGCTGCTGTTCCACGGCCGGCCGCTGGAGCTTTCTGTCCGGGCCAGCGTTTGACGCTGAGGCTGTCGATCAGTTCCAGGAGCGAGATTCTCAGCCTGTGCTGATCGGGCAAAATCTCGTTTGTGAGGCGGTTTTCAGCTTCTCTGGCTTTGTGCAGCAGCCGGGCACCGCCAGGGCTGAGGAGAACATCCATGACCCGCCGGTCGTTGGCGCGCGGATTTCTTAGGAGTAGACCGTTGGATTCCATCCGCCGCAGGGTCGCTCCTAGTGTCTGGGGCTGAATGCGTAGATTCCGGGCCAGGTCATTCTGGCTCGCCGGACCGAAGCGGTACAGTTCAGCCAGCACCGTCAGCACAGTATGGGAGAGCCCGAGATCATTGAGTTCTTCATTGAATCTGTATTCGGTCAGGCGCGCCGCGGTCGATAACAGTCTCGCGGTGGACTGGTTGTGGAGGTCAGCCACGATATAGTTCCACAGAACTCAGGCAGTACGCCGCGGCACTGGCCTTCGAACCCGCGGCAGGCATGCGGTTACCGTACCGCCGGCCGGCACATGGCCTCCGCGGTGTAGTGTTCCCGCGGTTGCTCAACCTGCTGTTGCGGCTGCCGTCGGCAGGCGGCCACACCCGACCCACTATGCGGGGCATGGCCTTTCCAGCAGGCACGCCGAGCAGGGTCGCTATAGTGATCTCGTTGACGCAGATCACGGCGGGGGCAATGGCTTTCGTGACCGGATGCGGGCCGCTGCCGGCAGGTATTGCGCGCCCGGAAGAACCTTCTGTCTGCCCGGTTGCCGGGGCGTGCTTCCTCGAACCCGCATGATCGCCTGCGGGCAGTTTCATGTCGATGCCCAAAGTCCGGAATGATTGCCCGGCCCACTGCCCCTTCAGCAAAAAAAGCATGCGCCATGTCCCCTCGCAGTATGTGCGTTCGAGACGGCATCAGGCTGCTGAGTTTCCGAGGGTTCAATCAGCAAATCGGTAGCGCCCGTGACAGAGCATACGGTTAAAGGGGTTGATGTATCCGTGCCGGCAGGATCTTCCTTCATTCCCGGCAAAACCCCGTCCTGGTGCGGCCGTTCGGTGTGCCTGGTTTCCCAGGTCTCGCCATAGGGAACGTTCTCCGAGAGCTCGAGGGTGAAAAGCCCGGGTCCCCAGCGGGTTGCCAGAATTCCGGCAGTCCCCCGTTCCCGGGCGAGGACCATCAGGTCTTGCTCTGCCTTCTCAAGCTGCTCGAAAACTTCACCGGCGGAAGCCGTAATGAGGTAACGGCAACGACAATATGAATCGGCAGGCAATGCTTTCCTCCTTTGGCGTCGCGGAACGTTCATAACGGCGGCGGCTGAGATCGGATGCGGACTTCAGCCGCTGTCCTTTCGGGTTCTGGCGTAAGGCATCACGTACAGATACGGATGCCGGATCGGCGGTCTAATGCAAGGCTGCGTACGCGACGGCGCACAGTGTGGCAGCAGCAAGGACGGCAACTATCCCGTTGCCGACAGCCCTCTGTTTCCGGAGCTCCATACGGCGCCACCTGCGGCGCCAGCGTCGAACATATTTCATTTCAGTTCCCCAACTATTTATTCGGATGGCCGACATTCTCCACGTTCAGGTAATGTCTCCGTGCCTGTCCTGCCGGTCACCGCCCGGCCCGTGGACGCAAAGTGTGGGCCGGCAGGAGCGCCGGCCGGCCACTGACCCGATTTCGGGGGACCAGGATGTGACCGGGGTCGCGCTCCTGCCGCATCGCTCAGGGGCACGGCAAGCAGACCGAGCGATGCCGGGCATGCCGGCCACCGCTGGGCCGGCAGATCAACCCGCCACTATGGAATGTAGTGCTTGTCAACCCCCAAGCAGTAACAGGCACGCTTAAGTCATCAATCCTTTAACCGTGGTACTTCATAATCGCGATGGGGCGCGTGTTCACAC includes:
- a CDS encoding LacI family DNA-binding transcriptional regulator, encoding MGRLSKPTIRDVANMAGVSPATVSYVLAGRSGGSTTRISEPTKERVLLAAKELGYVASIAARGMRRGKTDTVAVAIENMDAPWDRALAQTANRMLPAHGYRVVILLGQEAWRNFMLSGGADGAILGFSTKTEDEKRTILDLAKRGVAQVVVSQFMEPEGFDVLSVDPAPGIADAAAYLAGRHKRIAVIHDAISSPGKPGTMLDLFRAGLEQTGTTLDETLVRASAGSWRRACHEALELLALPDPPTAFFATADLEARCVSGAAMLKGIAVPEHLEIIAVENPQLGQNTELPLATVVPGPTEHLAVDLLLARLKGEAPEAGLRIPVPWTLHHRRGVHEALQSPISAGV
- a CDS encoding MarR family winged helix-turn-helix transcriptional regulator; this encodes MADLHNQSTARLLSTAARLTEYRFNEELNDLGLSHTVLTVLAELYRFGPASQNDLARNLRIQPQTLGATLRRMESNGLLLRNPRANDRRVMDVLLSPGGARLLHKAREAENRLTNEILPDQHRLRISLLELIDSLSVKRWPGQKAPAAGRGTAANP